A genome region from Labilibaculum antarcticum includes the following:
- the hemL gene encoding glutamate-1-semialdehyde 2,1-aminomutase: MYQYKRSSELFTEANKYIPGGVNSPVRAFNSVGGTPVFIKKAKGSILTDVDGNEYIDYISSWGPMILGHAYPKVIDAIKAKVEDSTSFGAPTELEIDIAKLIVDMVPNIDKVRMVNSGTEACMSAIRVARGYTGRNKFIKFEGCYHGHADSFLIKAGSGASTFGVPNSPGVTPGTANDTLTAKYNNIEEVKQLVTENKGEIAAIIVEAIAGNMGCVLPKKGFLEDLRELCDKEEILLIFDEVMSGFRLGKGGAQEYFGVKADLITFGKVIGGGMPVGAYAGSSKIMDIVSPVGPVYQAGTLSGNPIAMIAGYTLLKELNQNPQIYTELADKTEYLHKGLDKVFTESGFDYKINRCGSMISIFFTDIDVVDFDTAATANNEKFPKFFHEMLKRGIYLPPSSFESYFLSNSLTYEMLDKTIQAAKESLEAMK; encoded by the coding sequence ATGTATCAATACAAAAGAAGTTCCGAATTATTCACAGAAGCAAACAAATACATTCCGGGTGGAGTAAACTCTCCAGTTAGAGCATTTAACTCTGTTGGTGGAACTCCTGTTTTTATCAAAAAAGCAAAAGGAAGTATTCTTACCGATGTTGATGGAAACGAATACATCGATTACATCTCATCATGGGGACCAATGATATTGGGACATGCGTATCCTAAAGTTATAGATGCTATTAAGGCAAAAGTTGAAGATTCAACATCTTTTGGTGCTCCTACCGAATTGGAAATTGATATCGCCAAATTAATAGTGGATATGGTTCCTAATATTGATAAAGTGAGAATGGTAAACTCAGGTACCGAAGCATGTATGAGTGCAATTCGTGTTGCCAGAGGTTATACCGGCCGAAATAAATTCATCAAATTCGAAGGTTGTTATCACGGTCATGCCGATTCATTTTTGATTAAAGCCGGTAGTGGTGCCAGTACTTTTGGAGTGCCAAACTCACCAGGTGTAACTCCAGGAACCGCAAACGACACGCTAACAGCAAAATATAATAATATTGAAGAAGTAAAGCAATTAGTTACCGAGAACAAAGGTGAAATTGCCGCTATAATAGTAGAAGCCATTGCTGGAAACATGGGTTGCGTACTTCCTAAAAAAGGATTTTTGGAAGATTTACGTGAGTTATGTGACAAAGAAGAAATTTTATTGATTTTCGATGAAGTGATGTCTGGTTTCCGTTTGGGAAAAGGTGGAGCTCAGGAATACTTTGGTGTTAAGGCTGATTTGATAACTTTCGGTAAAGTTATTGGAGGAGGAATGCCAGTTGGTGCTTATGCTGGTTCCAGTAAAATAATGGATATTGTTTCTCCTGTAGGTCCTGTTTATCAGGCAGGAACTTTATCGGGTAATCCAATTGCTATGATTGCAGGTTACACTTTATTAAAAGAGCTAAATCAGAATCCTCAAATCTATACTGAACTTGCTGATAAAACAGAATATCTACACAAGGGATTGGATAAAGTATTTACGGAATCAGGTTTTGATTACAAAATTAACCGTTGTGGTTCAATGATTAGTATTTTCTTTACGGATATTGATGTGGTTGATTTTGACACAGCAGCAACCGCTAATAACGAAAAGTTCCCTAAATTCTTTCATGAAATGTTGAAAAGAGGTATTTATCTTCCTCCATCATCATTCGAAAGTTATTTTTTATCAAATTCATTAACTTACGAAATGCTTGACAAGACAATTCAAGCTGCAAAAGAGTCATTGGAGGCAATGAAATAA
- a CDS encoding uroporphyrinogen-III synthase: MPKADNKHILFTRSLNSEHLKYAAELNLSITAKAFIQIDILSLSEAKIELINSKPESNWIFTSQNAVKVISKSLSSFQSLKEKKVFAVGDRTAEELLKIGIKAFLPEQHNSESLIELLEKQTVSSYIHFSGNLRQNIISDFMSEKELDFEEIECYQTKLHQPNINVDDFDAICFCSPSAVTSFFSKYRIKDTVPCIAIGSTTAVKLLDFSEHVVMSERTDVFSLLEICHNYLNS, encoded by the coding sequence ATGCCTAAAGCAGATAACAAACATATTCTTTTTACCAGATCGTTAAATTCTGAGCATTTAAAATATGCGGCTGAATTGAACCTATCAATAACGGCTAAAGCATTTATTCAAATCGATATACTATCTCTATCAGAGGCAAAAATAGAACTAATCAATTCAAAACCAGAGTCAAACTGGATATTCACCAGTCAGAATGCAGTTAAAGTTATCTCAAAATCTCTAAGTTCATTTCAATCCTTAAAAGAGAAAAAAGTATTTGCAGTAGGAGATAGAACAGCCGAAGAGCTTTTAAAAATAGGAATTAAGGCTTTTCTACCTGAACAACACAACTCTGAATCATTAATTGAGTTACTTGAAAAGCAAACTGTATCTTCTTACATCCATTTTTCAGGAAATTTAAGACAAAATATCATTTCTGATTTTATGAGTGAAAAAGAACTTGATTTTGAAGAAATTGAATGTTATCAAACGAAATTGCATCAACCAAATATAAATGTTGATGATTTTGATGCCATCTGTTTTTGCAGTCCGAGTGCAGTAACCAGCTTTTTTAGTAAATACAGAATAAAAGACACGGTTCCTTGCATTGCCATTGGAAGCACTACTGCGGTTAAACTTTTGGATTTTTCAGAGCATGTAGTTATGTCTGAAAGAACTGATGTATTCTCCCTACTTGAAATTTGTCACAACTATTTAAATTCATAA
- the hemB gene encoding porphobilinogen synthase — MSLRPLFPDTRLRRLRYSKVVRNMVAETSLSVDDLIMPLFVCPGENVQNPIKSMPGNDQLSVDMLVKKCGELLESGVKSVLLFGIPESKDEDGTVATHEHSIVQKATRAIKETYPEMFIIADICNCEYTTHGHCGTIVDGDVDNDQTLVTLAAQAVSLAEAGVDMVAPSDMMDGRIGYMRKALDENCFEKMPIMAYSAKYASGFYGPFRDAAGSAPQFGDRSTYQMDPRNSDEAIREVEMDIAEGADIVMVKPAMSYLDVIYRVKNEFNIPVAAYNVSGEFSMVKAAEANDWIDGKRVMMEIMTSIKRAGADIIITYHAKEVADILNGKM; from the coding sequence ATGAGTTTAAGACCTCTATTTCCAGATACACGATTAAGAAGACTACGTTATAGTAAAGTCGTGCGCAACATGGTTGCTGAAACTTCTCTATCTGTTGATGATTTAATCATGCCTCTTTTTGTTTGTCCGGGCGAAAATGTTCAAAATCCTATTAAAAGCATGCCTGGTAACGATCAGTTATCTGTTGACATGTTAGTGAAAAAGTGTGGCGAATTATTGGAGTCAGGCGTAAAATCAGTATTGCTGTTTGGTATCCCTGAATCGAAAGATGAAGATGGCACTGTTGCAACTCACGAACATAGTATCGTGCAAAAAGCCACTCGTGCCATTAAGGAAACTTACCCTGAAATGTTTATCATCGCGGATATCTGTAATTGCGAATATACAACTCATGGTCATTGCGGAACTATCGTTGATGGTGATGTAGACAATGACCAAACATTGGTAACCCTAGCAGCACAAGCTGTTTCTTTGGCTGAAGCTGGAGTTGATATGGTTGCGCCTAGCGACATGATGGATGGCCGAATTGGTTACATGAGAAAAGCTTTGGACGAGAATTGTTTCGAGAAAATGCCAATTATGGCTTATTCTGCAAAATATGCATCTGGATTTTATGGTCCATTTAGAGATGCTGCCGGCAGTGCACCTCAGTTTGGCGATAGATCAACTTATCAAATGGATCCTAGAAATAGCGATGAAGCCATTCGAGAGGTAGAGATGGATATTGCTGAAGGAGCTGATATTGTAATGGTAAAGCCTGCTATGAGCTATCTTGATGTGATTTACAGAGTGAAAAATGAGTTTAACATTCCTGTAGCTGCCTATAATGTTAGTGGTGAGTTTTCTATGGTAAAAGCTGCAGAAGCTAACGATTGGATTGATGGCAAGCGCGTAATGATGGAAATTATGACATCAATTAAAAGAGCAGGAGCTGATATCATTATAACTTATCATGCCAAAGAAGTGGCTGATATTTTAAACGGTAAAATGTAA
- a CDS encoding double-cubane-cluster-containing anaerobic reductase, which produces MADYTKMWTELGLDLDNHDALLENLGGAYQSIFMSQEKRPEGMGYFDFVMSEAHGLRIQELRDEQEAGRKIIGSFCVFVPEELVLAAGCTSVGLCAGADFAQEEVEKVLPRNTCSLIKSFFGFKLGKVCPYMEASDLIVGENTCDGKKKSFETFSQLVPNFYQMDLPQNKAPMARKLLKHEYMAFVAKLEEMTGKSISLEDLKQGIATVNAKRNALARLSKLRSADPSPISGLDALLINQIAFLDNPARFTEKVNVLCDELELFVKENKGVKAVKAPRVVISGCPMAIPNWKVPAIIESTGAVIVGEESCIGERGQRNTTDDSSDTLDGLIDAVVDRYFKIDCAVFTPNQERVEHIKEMAKNTNADGVIHYGLQFCQPYIMESFSVEKILEKDGVSVLRLETDYSQEDMGQLSTRVEAFVEIIK; this is translated from the coding sequence ATGGCAGATTACACAAAGATGTGGACTGAGCTTGGCTTAGACCTTGATAATCATGATGCTTTACTAGAGAATTTGGGCGGAGCGTATCAATCTATTTTCATGTCGCAGGAGAAACGTCCTGAAGGAATGGGATATTTTGATTTTGTAATGAGCGAAGCTCACGGATTAAGAATTCAGGAATTGCGTGATGAGCAGGAGGCAGGGCGAAAGATAATTGGTTCATTTTGTGTTTTTGTACCTGAAGAGTTAGTACTTGCAGCAGGTTGCACTTCGGTAGGACTATGTGCCGGAGCCGATTTTGCCCAAGAAGAAGTTGAGAAAGTACTACCTCGCAATACCTGTTCGTTGATCAAATCTTTTTTTGGTTTTAAGTTGGGTAAGGTTTGTCCTTATATGGAAGCTTCTGACCTTATTGTTGGTGAGAATACTTGCGATGGAAAGAAAAAATCATTTGAGACATTTAGTCAATTAGTGCCTAATTTCTACCAAATGGACCTTCCACAAAATAAGGCTCCAATGGCAAGAAAATTATTGAAACATGAATATATGGCTTTTGTTGCTAAGTTAGAGGAAATGACTGGCAAGAGCATTAGCTTGGAAGATTTAAAGCAGGGAATTGCTACCGTAAATGCAAAACGAAATGCCTTAGCTCGTTTGTCTAAACTTCGTTCTGCTGACCCAAGTCCAATTTCAGGACTGGATGCTTTACTGATTAATCAAATTGCTTTTTTAGATAATCCTGCTCGTTTTACCGAGAAGGTAAATGTATTGTGTGATGAATTAGAGCTCTTTGTAAAGGAAAATAAGGGCGTAAAAGCTGTAAAAGCTCCTCGTGTAGTTATTTCTGGTTGTCCTATGGCGATTCCAAATTGGAAAGTGCCTGCTATAATCGAATCTACAGGTGCTGTAATTGTTGGCGAAGAATCATGTATTGGTGAGCGCGGTCAGAGAAACACAACCGACGATTCTTCAGATACACTCGATGGTCTTATTGATGCGGTTGTTGATCGTTATTTCAAAATTGATTGTGCCGTATTTACACCAAATCAGGAGCGCGTAGAGCACATCAAAGAAATGGCTAAAAACACGAATGCCGATGGTGTGATTCATTATGGTCTTCAATTTTGTCAGCCTTATATCATGGAGTCTTTTTCTGTAGAAAAAATTCTAGAAAAAGATGGCGTTTCTGTATTGAGATTAGAAACAGACTACAGTCAGGAAGACATGGGACAATTATCAACTCGTGTAGAAGCTTTTGTTGAAATTATAAAATAA
- a CDS encoding pyridoxal-phosphate dependent enzyme: MITKESLQETQQRIHKFIHRTPIMSSRLINDIVGADIYFKCENFQKMGAFKMRGATNAILQLSETEKEFGVATHSSGNFAQAIALAAKVQGIKAFIVMPSNAPEIKKTAVKGYGGEIIECIPTLEARETTLNEVVNKTGAVFLHPYNDYNVIQGQATAAMELIEEHDDLDAIFAPVGGGGLLSGTALAAHYFSPSTKIVAGEPMGADDAWQSMQKGEIVPQTNPKTIADGLLTSLGDKTFPIIKEHVEKIIRVEENEIIAAMRLIWERMKLIVEPSSAVALAALIKEKKKYKGQKIGVILSGGNVELSKLPF, encoded by the coding sequence ATGATCACCAAAGAAAGTTTACAGGAAACCCAACAACGTATTCATAAATTCATTCACAGAACACCTATTATGAGCTCACGGCTTATTAATGATATTGTTGGTGCTGATATTTACTTTAAATGTGAAAATTTTCAGAAAATGGGCGCCTTTAAAATGCGGGGCGCAACAAATGCAATTCTTCAACTCTCTGAAACGGAAAAAGAATTTGGAGTCGCTACTCACTCATCGGGTAATTTTGCACAAGCCATAGCTCTTGCTGCTAAAGTGCAAGGCATTAAGGCATTTATTGTGATGCCTTCGAATGCACCTGAAATAAAGAAAACTGCAGTAAAAGGTTATGGTGGCGAAATCATTGAATGCATCCCTACCCTTGAAGCAAGGGAAACAACATTAAATGAGGTGGTGAATAAAACCGGAGCCGTTTTCTTACATCCCTATAATGACTATAATGTGATTCAGGGACAAGCAACTGCTGCAATGGAATTGATTGAAGAGCATGATGATTTGGATGCAATTTTCGCTCCTGTTGGTGGTGGTGGTTTACTATCCGGCACAGCTTTGGCAGCACATTATTTTTCACCAAGCACAAAAATTGTAGCTGGAGAACCAATGGGTGCTGATGATGCCTGGCAATCGATGCAAAAAGGAGAAATTGTTCCGCAAACCAATCCTAAAACTATTGCCGATGGCCTGCTAACCTCTCTTGGTGATAAAACTTTTCCAATTATTAAGGAACATGTTGAGAAAATTATCAGAGTAGAAGAAAATGAAATAATAGCTGCCATGAGGCTGATTTGGGAGCGAATGAAACTCATAGTAGAACCATCTAGTGCCGTCGCTTTGGCCGCATTGATAAAAGAGAAGAAAAAGTACAAAGGACAGAAAATTGGAGTTATTCTTTCAGGAGGAAATGTTGAATTGAGTAAGTTGCCATTTTAA
- a CDS encoding formylglycine-generating enzyme family protein has translation MSKIQIFCIITSMLFVACKSTPKETSITIENKAEKKACCENIPNRFTSEKEVKADEMVWIEGGTFMMGGDDKQARDDEFPKHEVTVSGFYMDAHEVTNAQFMEFAEATGYVTEAEKKPDWEEIKKQLPPGTPEPDDSVLAPASLTFFAPNHSVNLNNNAAWWAWTLGANWRHPQGPDSSIDNKLNFPVVHVSWNDVMAYCKWAGKRLPTEAEWEFAARGGLIDNIYPWGNEDIDLGKIKANSWQGQFPNINEEKDGFYKSAPVKTFAPNEYGLYDMAGNVWEWCSDTYHYDYYKTIKGTSVNPKGPETSYDPNEPGVFKKVTRGGSFLCNTAYCSGYRVAARMKSSIDTGMEHTGFRCVKDK, from the coding sequence ATGAGTAAAATTCAGATTTTTTGCATAATTACATCGATGCTATTTGTCGCTTGCAAATCGACACCAAAAGAAACATCAATAACAATAGAAAATAAAGCTGAGAAAAAGGCTTGCTGTGAAAATATACCGAATCGTTTTACATCTGAAAAAGAAGTGAAAGCAGATGAAATGGTTTGGATTGAAGGCGGTACTTTTATGATGGGAGGAGATGATAAACAAGCTCGTGATGATGAATTTCCTAAGCATGAAGTTACTGTTTCCGGTTTTTATATGGATGCTCATGAAGTAACGAATGCACAATTTATGGAATTTGCCGAGGCTACGGGATATGTAACCGAGGCAGAGAAAAAACCAGATTGGGAAGAAATTAAAAAACAATTACCTCCAGGAACACCAGAACCCGATGATAGTGTTTTGGCTCCGGCTTCATTAACATTTTTTGCGCCAAATCATTCTGTTAATCTAAATAATAATGCTGCCTGGTGGGCTTGGACATTAGGTGCAAATTGGAGACATCCGCAAGGCCCAGATTCATCGATAGATAACAAATTGAACTTTCCGGTAGTACATGTTTCGTGGAATGATGTAATGGCTTACTGCAAATGGGCAGGTAAACGCCTGCCAACCGAAGCCGAATGGGAATTTGCTGCCCGTGGTGGTTTAATTGATAACATATATCCTTGGGGAAACGAGGATATTGATTTAGGTAAGATAAAAGCGAATTCGTGGCAAGGACAATTTCCAAATATAAATGAGGAAAAGGACGGGTTTTATAAGTCAGCTCCAGTTAAAACATTTGCTCCGAATGAATATGGTTTGTATGATATGGCAGGTAACGTTTGGGAATGGTGCTCAGATACCTATCATTACGATTATTATAAAACGATAAAAGGTACAAGTGTTAATCCTAAAGGACCTGAAACAAGTTACGATCCAAATGAGCCAGGTGTTTTTAAGAAAGTTACCCGTGGCGGTTCATTTCTTTGTAACACAGCATATTGTTCAGGTTATCGTGTAGCGGCCAGAATGAAATCGAGCATAGACACAGGTATGGAACATACAGGATTTCGTTGTGTGAAAGACAAATAG
- a CDS encoding RelA/SpoT family protein gives MTEFNKEEEERRQILYRYKHLLVTCKNIITSTDIKLVRKAFELSLQDHDGERRTNGEPAIYKSISIAQIVVEELGLGRTSVICSLLYDIVQKNRITLDEVSNLFGPKVTQIIQGLVKVTNIYNQNPTLQSENFRKLLLSFADDVRVVLIIMADRLFNLRNLENKSKKIQQDLAKEIEFLYIPFAHRLGMYNVKSDMEDLALQYLDPDVYFEIEKKLKDSEEEREKYIKDFVNPIKAELDQFGMKYKIKARTKSIASILHKMKTKQVEFEEVYDIFAIRIILKAIPKKEKSECWKVYSTVSDLYQPNPNRLRDWITIPKSNGYESLHTTVMGPDNRWVEVQIRSKRMNQIAEQGFAAHWKYKGGKGEGGLDTWLQDIREVIESHGSDSIDMMDSFKADLYHKEIYVFTPKGDLKQLSAGATLLDFAYSIHSDVGDKCIGGTVNQKNVSIKQVLNNGDQVSITTSNSQKPKSDWLSFVVSTKAKNKIRQSIKEELLKEADLGKETLKRRMKNWKIEFCDENIRKLMTYYKYKLAVDLYQGIASEKHELSEIKDILTDKKEVEKIVPEHKTDYSTKKVTKGGEDVLIVDENISNVEYSLANCCNPIFGDEIFGFISIGKGIRIHRLGCPNAREMQTRYPYRVVKANWTDKGSASYQAVLHITGDDDLGIVSNISDVISKDLRVQMRSISVDTNAGSFAGNVAVVIASTDHLDTLIVKLKRVKGVRRVTRYDPIGEQ, from the coding sequence ATGACTGAATTCAACAAAGAAGAAGAAGAGAGAAGACAAATTTTATATAGATATAAACATTTACTTGTTACATGTAAGAATATCATTACAAGTACAGATATAAAATTGGTTCGAAAAGCATTTGAATTAAGCTTGCAAGATCATGATGGTGAAAGAAGAACCAATGGAGAACCAGCTATATATAAAAGCATCTCGATAGCCCAAATTGTTGTTGAAGAACTTGGACTTGGAAGAACATCAGTGATTTGCTCTCTATTATATGATATTGTTCAAAAAAACCGCATCACTTTAGATGAAGTCTCTAATTTATTTGGACCTAAGGTTACTCAAATCATTCAAGGCCTGGTTAAGGTTACGAATATTTACAATCAAAACCCAACTCTTCAATCTGAGAATTTTAGAAAGCTTTTGCTAAGCTTTGCCGATGATGTTCGTGTAGTGCTTATCATTATGGCTGATCGCTTGTTTAATCTGAGAAATTTGGAGAATAAATCGAAGAAGATTCAACAAGATTTAGCCAAAGAAATAGAATTTCTTTACATTCCATTCGCTCATCGTTTAGGAATGTACAATGTGAAATCTGATATGGAAGATTTGGCATTGCAATATTTAGATCCGGACGTTTACTTCGAGATTGAAAAGAAATTGAAGGATAGTGAGGAAGAACGTGAAAAATATATAAAGGATTTTGTCAATCCGATAAAAGCGGAATTGGATCAATTCGGCATGAAATACAAAATAAAAGCCCGAACTAAGTCTATTGCTTCCATTCTTCATAAAATGAAGACAAAGCAAGTTGAGTTTGAAGAGGTGTATGATATTTTTGCCATTCGGATAATTTTAAAAGCAATTCCTAAAAAGGAAAAATCGGAATGTTGGAAAGTGTATTCTACAGTAAGTGATTTATATCAACCGAATCCAAACCGATTAAGAGATTGGATTACCATACCAAAATCAAATGGTTATGAATCTTTGCATACTACAGTTATGGGACCCGATAATCGTTGGGTTGAGGTTCAGATTCGAAGTAAACGAATGAATCAAATTGCTGAGCAGGGCTTTGCGGCACACTGGAAATACAAAGGCGGAAAAGGTGAAGGCGGATTGGATACATGGTTGCAGGATATTCGTGAGGTGATCGAAAGCCATGGAAGCGATTCTATCGACATGATGGATAGTTTTAAAGCTGATTTATACCATAAAGAGATATATGTTTTTACTCCAAAAGGTGATTTAAAACAATTGTCTGCAGGAGCAACCTTACTTGATTTTGCTTATTCAATTCACTCTGATGTAGGAGATAAATGTATTGGAGGAACAGTTAATCAGAAAAATGTATCCATTAAGCAGGTCTTAAATAATGGAGATCAGGTTTCTATAACCACTTCCAATTCTCAAAAACCGAAATCGGATTGGCTTAGCTTTGTCGTATCTACCAAAGCAAAAAATAAGATTCGTCAATCGATAAAAGAGGAGTTGCTTAAAGAAGCAGATCTTGGCAAGGAGACTTTGAAGCGGAGAATGAAGAATTGGAAGATTGAATTCTGCGATGAAAACATCAGGAAGTTAATGACTTATTACAAGTACAAATTAGCTGTCGATTTGTATCAAGGAATTGCATCGGAAAAGCATGAGCTATCAGAAATAAAGGATATTCTTACAGATAAAAAAGAAGTTGAGAAAATTGTTCCTGAACACAAAACGGATTATTCAACGAAGAAAGTCACCAAAGGAGGTGAGGATGTATTAATTGTAGATGAGAACATTTCTAATGTTGAGTATTCATTGGCAAATTGCTGTAACCCAATTTTTGGGGATGAAATTTTTGGATTTATTTCAATAGGTAAGGGAATTCGAATTCATAGGTTAGGCTGTCCAAATGCCCGCGAAATGCAAACACGTTATCCGTATCGGGTTGTAAAGGCAAATTGGACTGATAAAGGTTCTGCTTCTTATCAAGCCGTTTTGCATATAACGGGTGATGATGACCTGGGAATTGTAAGTAATATCTCAGATGTTATTTCTAAAGATCTGAGGGTTCAAATGAGATCTATTTCGGTGGATACAAATGCAGGTTCCTTTGCAGGTAATGTTGCAGTTGTTATTGCGAGTACTGATCATCTGGATACCTTAATTGTTAAGTTAAAACGAGTTAAAGGTGTTCGTCGGGTTACAAGATATGATCCTATAGGCGAACAATAA
- a CDS encoding permease, producing the protein MRKEEKLYEVFGELLYALAKADGVIKKEEKEILKQLLKNHALGSEILWSFEFEESHNSSVEEIYNKVINYCHVYGPAPQYDEFINAMKIVADASDGITSKEHNLINSFSEDLMERFQRDIDKLKQFEKKEYW; encoded by the coding sequence ATGAGAAAGGAAGAAAAATTATACGAGGTCTTTGGAGAATTACTTTACGCTTTAGCTAAAGCAGATGGCGTAATCAAGAAGGAAGAAAAAGAAATTCTTAAGCAGCTATTAAAGAATCATGCACTTGGTTCCGAAATTCTATGGTCGTTTGAATTTGAAGAATCACATAACTCATCTGTCGAAGAAATCTACAATAAGGTGATTAATTACTGTCACGTTTATGGACCTGCTCCCCAATACGATGAGTTTATTAACGCAATGAAAATTGTTGCTGATGCCTCAGATGGAATCACGTCAAAGGAACACAACTTGATTAATTCTTTTTCGGAAGATTTAATGGAAAGATTTCAACGTGACATAGATAAACTAAAACAATTTGAAAAAAAAGAATATTGGTAA
- the hemE gene encoding uroporphyrinogen decarboxylase, with protein MSQSIFLDTINGIKRERPPVWFMRQAGRVLPSYMKLREKYGFKELMENPELAAQVTLLPIHDLGVDAAILFSDILVIPEALGMELSFEGKGPSFSTALKDVADPLSFLSDKPEKLEHIYKAIDRILETKPNEIPLIGFCGGPLTTLCYMYQGFSRNQNFPDFVPAIYRDKALMKKVVAKITEMSIHYALKQVEHGVKAFQLFETHAGLIPVELYKEVFLPSVRAILSAVRETGVKTIYLPKGLGTGINMVNYDLCDCVSVDWQMPLHEVRGIVGEEMILQGNFDPRILEATPQAIDQEFEYFLNYGRKDHKWIFNLGHGLLPSIPVENVEYLVKKVKESDWGR; from the coding sequence ATGAGTCAATCAATTTTTTTAGATACAATTAACGGAATTAAGAGAGAGAGACCTCCAGTGTGGTTCATGCGTCAGGCGGGAAGAGTACTTCCATCCTATATGAAGTTGCGTGAGAAATATGGATTCAAAGAATTGATGGAGAATCCGGAATTGGCGGCTCAGGTAACTTTATTGCCTATTCATGATTTAGGTGTTGATGCTGCAATTTTGTTTTCTGATATTTTGGTGATTCCAGAAGCTTTAGGAATGGAGTTGAGTTTTGAGGGAAAAGGTCCAAGTTTTTCAACTGCACTGAAAGATGTTGCTGATCCTTTGTCTTTTTTATCAGATAAGCCTGAAAAACTAGAGCATATTTATAAAGCTATTGATCGTATTTTAGAAACCAAACCAAATGAGATTCCTTTGATTGGATTTTGCGGAGGTCCTTTAACTACATTGTGTTATATGTATCAAGGCTTCAGTCGAAATCAGAATTTCCCTGATTTTGTACCTGCGATCTATCGTGATAAGGCACTAATGAAGAAGGTGGTTGCTAAAATTACCGAGATGAGTATTCATTATGCGTTAAAGCAGGTAGAACATGGCGTAAAAGCATTTCAGCTATTTGAAACCCATGCTGGATTAATTCCTGTCGAATTGTACAAAGAAGTGTTTTTGCCATCTGTAAGAGCTATTTTAAGTGCAGTTCGCGAAACAGGGGTGAAGACCATTTACTTGCCAAAAGGATTAGGCACCGGTATCAATATGGTGAATTACGATTTGTGCGATTGTGTAAGTGTTGATTGGCAAATGCCATTGCATGAGGTGAGAGGAATTGTAGGTGAAGAGATGATTCTACAAGGGAATTTCGATCCTCGTATTCTGGAAGCTACACCACAAGCTATCGATCAGGAATTTGAATATTTCCTGAATTATGGCAGAAAAGATCACAAATGGATCTTCAATTTGGGACATGGCTTGTTGCCATCAATACCCGTTGAAAATGTGGAGTATCTTGTGAAAAAAGTGAAAGAATCTGATTGGGGAAGATAA
- a CDS encoding acyl-CoA dehydratase activase yields the protein MRHAGIDIGSRSIELVVIEEGKVIVRKQAESGYNPVERVEELIADISFDKVMATGYGRASLEIAFDYSTVTEIKAYGIGAAALHPGIRGILDIGGQDTKVISLNENGKVFKFEMNDKCAAGTGKFLEMMAVTLGYKQETFGLEALKGQEGIEINSMCAVFAESEVTSLLAKGCQRADIAMAIHQSVCRRAVGMIKRQDLKAPMLFAGGVANNSCMIHLLQQTFGDDIVIPESPQFVGAYGAAILAGSL from the coding sequence ATGAGACATGCAGGAATAGATATAGGCTCTAGAAGTATAGAGTTGGTGGTGATTGAGGAGGGAAAGGTAATTGTGAGGAAACAGGCTGAATCTGGTTACAATCCGGTTGAGCGTGTTGAGGAATTAATTGCTGATATTTCTTTTGATAAAGTGATGGCGACAGGTTATGGCCGTGCTAGTCTTGAAATTGCCTTCGATTATTCTACGGTAACAGAAATTAAAGCATATGGAATAGGAGCAGCTGCATTACATCCTGGCATTCGGGGTATTCTTGATATTGGAGGGCAGGATACTAAGGTGATATCTTTGAACGAAAATGGCAAAGTATTTAAGTTTGAGATGAATGATAAATGTGCTGCCGGGACTGGTAAGTTTCTAGAAATGATGGCGGTAACTTTGGGTTACAAACAAGAAACCTTTGGTTTAGAAGCTCTAAAAGGGCAGGAGGGAATCGAAATCAATAGTATGTGTGCCGTATTTGCAGAATCTGAAGTCACTTCTCTTTTGGCAAAAGGTTGCCAACGAGCGGATATTGCAATGGCAATACATCAGTCAGTTTGTCGCCGGGCTGTAGGAATGATTAAACGTCAGGATTTGAAAGCTCCAATGTTATTTGCTGGCGGTGTTGCAAATAATTCGTGCATGATTCATCTCTTACAACAGACTTTTGGTGATGATATCGTTATTCCGGAATCGCCGCAATTTGTAGGCGCGTATGGTGCTGCTATTTTAGCTGGATCTTTATAA